Proteins from a single region of Akkermansiaceae bacterium:
- a CDS encoding DUF1989 domain-containing protein, producing the protein MSHKHVIPAGDWWVHEIKKGQTLRITDLEGNQAADTLFFSAADPTERYSADQTIQEQASLYLTTGTRLMSTEGNVMLEITEDTCGRHDTLGGACSRESNTMRYAHDKECMHACRDSFIRGAQEWNVELTKRDITCNINFFMNVPVSPDGGLTFADGISAPGRYVEMVARMDVVCLISNCPQLNNPCNGWNPTPVEVSIS; encoded by the coding sequence ATGAGCCACAAGCACGTCATCCCCGCCGGCGACTGGTGGGTCCACGAAATCAAAAAGGGCCAGACGCTCCGCATCACGGACCTGGAGGGAAACCAGGCCGCGGACACCCTCTTCTTCAGCGCGGCGGATCCCACGGAGCGTTACAGCGCGGACCAGACCATCCAGGAGCAGGCGTCCCTCTACCTCACCACCGGCACCCGCCTCATGAGCACGGAGGGGAACGTGATGCTGGAGATCACGGAGGACACCTGCGGCCGCCACGACACGCTGGGCGGCGCGTGTTCCCGCGAGTCGAACACGATGCGCTACGCCCATGACAAGGAGTGCATGCACGCCTGCCGGGACAGCTTCATCCGCGGTGCGCAGGAGTGGAACGTGGAACTCACGAAGCGCGACATCACCTGCAACATCAACTTCTTCATGAACGTGCCGGTCTCCCCGGACGGGGGACTCACCTTCGCCGACGGCATCTCCGCCCCGGGACGTTACGTGGAGATGGTGGCCCGCATGGATGTGGTCTGCCTGATCTCGAACTGCCCCCAGCTCAACAACCCCTGCAACGGCTGGAACCCCACTCCGGTCGAAGTCTCGATCTCCTGA
- the uca gene encoding urea carboxylase: MTPKILIANRGEIAARAIRTFKKLGYQSIAVYSDPDAASPHVDLADEAHRLGPGPVSESYLLKDRLLEIAKEAGASAVFPGYGLLSENTEFAKLCEDNSIRWLGPTPEQIIAFGLKHEARRLAGDAGVPLVPGTDLLENVDAAIAAAEKLGYPLMLKSTAGGGGIGMKICHSEEELRREFESVVRLSQRSFGSGAVFLERYVQRGRHVEVQIFGDGNGHVLALGERDCSVQRRNQKVFEETPAPLLSDATRTALHHAAVELGKSLNYRSAGTVEFIYDADRTEFYFLEVNTRLQVEHGVTELVTGIDLVEWMARLALDPTFTLPATAPEPKGHAIQARLYAEDPNQNFRPSAGLLTEVEFPVNTRTDHWISAGTEVSPFYDPLLGKIMVHSADRTTAIRDLQVALDDSRVSGIETNLRYLRQVARWQPFTDGGVAMRDMASFGYHPTTFDVLSSGTMTTIQDWPGRTGLWEVGVPPSGPMDSLTFRRANRMVGNPDGTAALEITMAGPSLRFNTAATVAIAGPPVLILKNGESVAPNTAFTVAAGDTLKIGKIEESGLRAYLAIAGGIEAPDYLGSKSTFTLGRFGGHGGRALLPGDVIGIFSPNLQSPISNNQSPIPYTRDWKIGVLYGPHGAPEFFLPEDITTFFATSWEVHYNSARTGVRLIGPKPKWARTDGGEAGLHPSNLHDNAYAIGAVDFTGDMPVILGPDGPSLGGFVCPVVVVDAELWKLGQLRPGDRITFIPVDEAWADRQGEAVSGFLDGGIDTLPDPEPAPLDLHSAILDSFGEGDDKVVIRRAGDRYLLIEFGPHLLDLKLRFKAHVVYQWLQKQKLKGIIDLTPGIRSLQIHFDSTVISRDTLRETIRHGIAALPPLEQIEVPARIVHLPISWDDPSTKEAIRRYMVGVNPKAPWCPSNLEFIRRINGLDSIDDVKRIFFDASYLVMGLGDVYLGAPVATPLDPRHRLVTTKYNPARTWTPENAVGIGGAYLCVYGMEGPGGYQFTGRTIQMWNRWRQTPDFEKPWLLRFFDQLRFYEVSPEELLQLREEVPLGRHRIRVEPTVFRYADYETFLEIHSGEIDAFRATQRQAFADERQRWEDAGLHLDSPAEAETADDQEITIPEGAIVLESPVTGNVWKIEVKPGDKLAEGDPAIVLEAMKMEIPVKSDEMLEIIEVLTSEGNPVKAGQPLLIAKIL; the protein is encoded by the coding sequence ATGACCCCGAAAATCCTCATCGCAAACCGGGGGGAGATCGCCGCACGGGCGATCCGCACCTTCAAAAAACTCGGCTACCAGAGCATCGCCGTTTATTCCGATCCTGACGCCGCCTCCCCGCATGTCGATCTGGCGGATGAAGCCCACCGCCTCGGCCCCGGCCCGGTTTCGGAAAGCTATCTGCTGAAGGACCGGCTGCTGGAGATCGCCAAGGAGGCGGGGGCCTCCGCCGTCTTTCCCGGCTACGGCCTGCTCAGCGAGAACACGGAATTCGCGAAGCTCTGCGAGGACAACAGCATCCGCTGGCTGGGACCGACGCCGGAGCAGATCATCGCCTTCGGCCTGAAGCATGAGGCGCGCCGCCTCGCCGGAGACGCGGGTGTGCCGCTGGTCCCGGGCACCGACCTGCTGGAAAATGTGGACGCCGCCATCGCCGCCGCGGAGAAGCTCGGCTATCCTCTGATGCTGAAATCGACCGCGGGTGGCGGCGGCATCGGCATGAAGATCTGCCATTCGGAAGAGGAGCTCCGCCGCGAGTTCGAGTCCGTGGTCCGGCTCAGCCAGCGCAGCTTCGGTTCCGGAGCCGTCTTCCTGGAACGCTACGTCCAGCGCGGACGCCACGTGGAGGTGCAGATCTTCGGCGACGGCAACGGCCATGTGCTGGCGCTTGGTGAGCGCGACTGCTCGGTCCAGCGGCGCAACCAGAAGGTCTTCGAGGAAACGCCCGCCCCGCTCCTTTCGGACGCGACCCGCACCGCGCTGCACCATGCCGCCGTGGAGCTGGGGAAAAGCCTCAACTACCGCTCCGCCGGAACGGTGGAGTTCATCTACGATGCGGACCGTACCGAGTTCTATTTCCTGGAGGTGAACACCCGGCTCCAGGTGGAGCACGGCGTGACGGAGCTGGTCACCGGCATCGACCTGGTGGAGTGGATGGCTCGGCTCGCGCTCGATCCGACCTTCACGCTTCCCGCAACGGCACCGGAGCCGAAGGGCCACGCCATCCAGGCCAGGCTCTACGCGGAGGACCCCAACCAGAACTTCCGCCCCAGCGCCGGTCTGCTCACGGAGGTGGAGTTTCCCGTCAACACCCGCACCGACCACTGGATCTCCGCCGGGACGGAGGTCAGTCCGTTCTACGACCCGTTGCTCGGAAAGATCATGGTCCATTCCGCGGACCGCACCACGGCCATCCGTGATCTGCAGGTCGCTCTGGATGATTCACGCGTTTCCGGGATTGAGACGAACCTGCGCTACCTCCGGCAGGTGGCGCGCTGGCAGCCGTTCACCGATGGCGGGGTCGCCATGCGGGACATGGCCTCCTTCGGCTACCATCCCACCACCTTCGACGTCCTTTCCAGCGGCACCATGACCACCATCCAGGACTGGCCGGGCCGGACCGGGCTGTGGGAGGTGGGCGTGCCGCCATCCGGGCCGATGGATTCCCTCACTTTCCGCCGCGCCAACCGCATGGTCGGGAATCCGGACGGCACCGCCGCCCTCGAGATCACGATGGCGGGACCGTCGCTGCGCTTCAACACCGCCGCCACCGTCGCCATCGCCGGGCCGCCCGTCCTGATCCTGAAGAACGGCGAATCCGTCGCTCCGAATACGGCATTCACCGTAGCTGCGGGCGACACCCTCAAGATCGGAAAAATCGAGGAAAGCGGCCTGCGCGCCTACCTCGCCATCGCCGGAGGCATCGAGGCTCCGGATTATCTCGGCAGTAAATCCACCTTCACGCTGGGAAGGTTCGGAGGACATGGAGGGAGGGCGCTGTTGCCGGGGGATGTCATCGGCATCTTTTCTCCCAATCTCCAATCTCCAATCTCCAATAATCAATCTCCCATCCCCTACACCCGCGATTGGAAGATCGGCGTGCTCTACGGGCCGCACGGCGCACCGGAATTTTTCCTCCCGGAGGACATCACCACCTTCTTCGCCACCTCATGGGAGGTCCACTACAACTCCGCCCGGACCGGGGTCCGGCTGATCGGCCCGAAGCCGAAGTGGGCGCGCACGGATGGCGGTGAGGCAGGACTTCATCCGTCCAACCTCCATGACAATGCCTACGCCATCGGCGCTGTGGACTTCACCGGGGACATGCCGGTGATCCTCGGCCCGGACGGCCCCAGCCTCGGCGGCTTCGTCTGCCCGGTCGTGGTGGTGGATGCGGAACTGTGGAAGCTCGGCCAGCTCCGGCCGGGTGACAGGATCACTTTCATCCCGGTGGACGAGGCGTGGGCGGACCGCCAGGGGGAGGCTGTATCCGGATTTCTCGACGGTGGCATCGACACCCTGCCTGACCCCGAACCCGCTCCGCTGGATCTCCACTCCGCGATCCTGGACTCCTTCGGAGAAGGGGATGACAAGGTGGTGATCCGCCGCGCGGGGGACCGCTACCTGCTCATCGAGTTCGGCCCGCATCTCCTCGACCTGAAGCTGCGCTTCAAGGCCCACGTCGTCTACCAATGGCTGCAGAAGCAGAAGTTGAAAGGCATCATCGACCTGACACCCGGCATCCGCTCGCTGCAGATCCATTTCGACAGCACGGTGATCTCCCGCGACACGCTCCGGGAAACCATCCGCCACGGCATCGCCGCGCTGCCCCCGCTGGAACAGATCGAGGTACCCGCCCGCATCGTCCATCTGCCGATCAGTTGGGATGACCCGAGCACGAAGGAAGCGATCCGCCGCTACATGGTTGGCGTGAACCCGAAGGCCCCATGGTGCCCCAGCAACCTGGAATTCATCCGCCGCATCAACGGCCTGGATTCCATCGATGACGTGAAGCGGATCTTCTTCGACGCCAGCTATCTGGTCATGGGACTGGGTGATGTCTATCTCGGCGCGCCCGTCGCCACCCCGCTGGATCCCCGGCACCGTCTGGTCACGACGAAATACAACCCCGCCCGGACATGGACACCGGAGAATGCCGTCGGCATCGGCGGTGCCTACCTCTGCGTCTATGGCATGGAGGGACCGGGAGGCTACCAGTTCACCGGCCGCACCATCCAGATGTGGAACCGCTGGCGGCAGACACCGGATTTCGAGAAGCCGTGGCTGCTCCGGTTCTTCGACCAGCTCAGGTTCTACGAAGTTTCACCGGAGGAACTGCTCCAGCTCCGCGAGGAGGTACCGCTCGGCCGCCACCGCATCCGCGTCGAGCCGACGGTCTTCCGCTACGCCGACTACGAGACGTTTCTGGAGATCCACTCCGGCGAGATCGATGCCTTCCGCGCCACCCAGCGCCAGGCCTTCGCCGACGAACGCCAGCGGTGGGAGGACGCCGGATTGCACCTGGATTCCCCTGCGGAGGCGGAGACAGCCGACGACCAGGAAATCACGATCCCGGAAGGTGCCATCGTCCTGGAAAGCCCGGTGACGGGGAATGTGTGGAAGATCGAGGTGAAGCCCGGGGACAAACTTGCCGAAGGCGATCCCGCGATTGTGCTGGAGGCGATGAAGATGGAAATTCCGGTGAAGTCCGACGAGATGCTGGAGATCATCGAAGTCCTCACCAGCGAAGGCAACCCCGTCAAAGCGGGCCAGCCCCTCCTCATCGCCAAAATCCTCTGA
- a CDS encoding urea carboxylase-associated family protein produces MNPIFTRTLTGAGMWSGIISRGKRLRLTDLSGGANVGMLLYHATERQERYNMPDTLKGQHIFYLREPYCLHSDMGRLLASITSDSVGWHDTVCGHSNAALVLKKYGEHNYQEARNDWNRNARDCFLIELCKWGLGKKDLVPNANLFSKVVADEAGKLSFVPGHSKPGDHIELRFELDTLVVLNTCQHPLDPLPAYRPTEVELQISGGAPPSPDDPSLAIRPENLRAHENNETFLALSRP; encoded by the coding sequence ATGAATCCCATTTTCACACGCACGCTCACCGGAGCCGGCATGTGGTCCGGCATCATCTCGCGCGGCAAGCGCCTGCGCCTCACCGACCTCTCCGGCGGAGCGAACGTCGGCATGCTCCTCTACCACGCCACGGAGCGGCAGGAACGCTACAACATGCCGGACACCCTGAAGGGCCAGCACATCTTTTACCTGCGGGAGCCCTATTGCCTGCACTCGGACATGGGACGGCTGCTGGCCTCCATCACCTCCGACAGCGTCGGTTGGCATGACACCGTCTGCGGCCACTCGAACGCGGCGCTGGTTCTGAAGAAATACGGCGAGCACAACTACCAGGAGGCGCGGAACGACTGGAACCGGAATGCCCGCGACTGCTTTCTCATCGAACTCTGCAAGTGGGGCCTCGGCAAAAAGGATCTGGTTCCGAACGCCAACCTTTTCAGCAAGGTGGTGGCGGATGAGGCGGGGAAACTCAGCTTCGTCCCCGGCCACTCGAAACCCGGCGACCACATCGAGTTGCGGTTCGAACTCGACACGCTGGTCGTCCTGAACACCTGCCAGCACCCGCTGGATCCCCTTCCGGCCTACCGCCCGACCGAGGTTGAGCTCCAGATCTCCGGCGGCGCTCCGCCCTCCCCGGATGATCCTTCGCTGGCCATCCGCCCCGAGAACCTCCGCGCCCACGAGAACAACGAAACCTTCCTCGCCCTTTCACGACCATGA
- the atzF gene encoding allophanate hydrolase, whose protein sequence is MLTIPSLRQSYADGTLTPTGMVSLLRKRIEAHNDPAIFIHLPAEEEWLGLAAEVEAMPADLPLWGIPFVVKDNIDVAGWPTTAGCPEFSHTPAEDAEVVRLLRGAGAIPLGKANLDQFATGLVGVRSPYGIPRNVFDMAYLPGGSSSGSATALAAGLCAFSLGTDTAGSGRVPAAFQNLIGWKPTRGLVSNRGMVPACRSLDCVSVFANTPEDAAIISEIIGVFDPADPFSRDVEPVSLETEGFLFGVPAALDFAGDPDTPALYADAVRRLEEMGGTAVEVDLTPFVEAAKLLYEGPWVAERWAAVGDFVAAHPDAIHPVTKTILENSKGWDASATFKAQYKLREHARDAEGIWQAVDFLLLPTTPCLYTVEEVLADPIRTNSVLGRYTNFMNLLDLAAVAIPAGFARGGRLPWGVTLAAPTGTDEDLLRLAGTFTKQPLPESPAEENVRIPIVVCGAHLEGLALHHQLADRGATLVCKMETAPHYRLFAMPAGEKIPARPALVHDAEKGASIAVEVWSLDPAAFGDFVSRIPAPLGIGKVTLASGESLPGFIAEPRALDGAEEITHLRGWRPYLAR, encoded by the coding sequence ATGCTGACCATTCCTTCCCTGAGACAGAGCTATGCCGATGGAACCCTGACGCCGACCGGCATGGTCTCCCTGCTGCGGAAGCGGATCGAAGCCCACAACGACCCGGCCATTTTCATCCACCTGCCAGCGGAGGAGGAATGGCTCGGGCTAGCGGCAGAGGTGGAGGCGATGCCGGCCGATCTCCCGCTGTGGGGCATCCCTTTCGTGGTGAAGGACAACATCGACGTCGCCGGCTGGCCCACCACCGCCGGTTGCCCGGAGTTTTCCCACACCCCGGCAGAGGACGCCGAGGTGGTGAGGCTGCTGCGCGGCGCGGGAGCGATCCCGCTGGGAAAGGCGAACCTCGACCAGTTCGCCACCGGCCTCGTGGGGGTCCGTTCTCCCTACGGGATTCCCCGTAATGTCTTTGACATGGCCTACCTGCCGGGAGGTTCCAGCTCCGGCAGCGCCACCGCTCTCGCCGCCGGACTCTGTGCCTTCTCGCTCGGCACGGACACCGCCGGGTCGGGTCGGGTGCCCGCCGCGTTCCAGAACCTCATCGGCTGGAAGCCGACCCGCGGACTCGTCAGCAACCGTGGCATGGTTCCCGCCTGCCGCTCGCTCGATTGTGTCTCCGTGTTCGCGAACACCCCGGAGGATGCGGCGATCATTTCCGAAATCATCGGCGTGTTCGATCCGGCCGATCCGTTCTCACGCGATGTCGAACCGGTTTCCCTGGAGACGGAGGGTTTCCTGTTCGGCGTCCCCGCAGCGCTCGATTTCGCGGGTGATCCGGATACCCCCGCGCTCTATGCGGACGCGGTCCGCAGGTTGGAGGAAATGGGCGGCACCGCCGTGGAAGTCGATCTCACTCCATTCGTGGAAGCGGCGAAGCTGCTCTATGAAGGCCCGTGGGTGGCGGAGCGCTGGGCCGCCGTCGGTGACTTCGTCGCCGCCCATCCGGATGCCATCCACCCGGTGACGAAAACCATTCTGGAAAACTCCAAGGGCTGGGATGCCTCCGCGACTTTCAAGGCGCAATACAAGCTCCGTGAACACGCCCGTGATGCGGAGGGCATCTGGCAGGCGGTGGACTTCCTGCTGCTGCCGACCACCCCCTGCCTCTACACGGTGGAGGAGGTGCTGGCCGATCCCATCCGCACGAACTCCGTGCTCGGGCGATACACGAATTTCATGAACCTGCTGGATCTGGCCGCCGTCGCGATCCCGGCAGGATTCGCACGGGGCGGCAGGCTGCCATGGGGCGTGACCCTCGCCGCCCCCACCGGGACGGATGAGGATCTGCTGCGGCTTGCCGGGACATTCACCAAACAGCCGCTTCCGGAATCTCCGGCGGAAGAGAACGTCCGCATCCCCATCGTGGTCTGTGGCGCGCACCTGGAAGGGCTGGCCCTCCATCACCAACTTGCGGACCGCGGTGCCACCCTCGTTTGCAAAATGGAAACGGCTCCGCATTACCGGTTGTTTGCCATGCCTGCCGGAGAAAAGATCCCCGCACGACCGGCACTGGTCCACGACGCGGAAAAAGGAGCGTCCATCGCGGTCGAGGTATGGTCACTCGATCCCGCCGCATTCGGTGACTTCGTTTCCAGGATTCCCGCTCCGCTGGGCATCGGAAAAGTGACACTGGCATCCGGAGAGTCGTTGCCCGGCTTCATCGCGGAGCCACGGGCACTGGATGGAGCGGAGGAAATCACCCATCTCCGGGGCTGGCGGCCATACCTCGCCCGCTGA
- the nikR gene encoding nickel-responsive transcriptional regulator NikR — protein sequence MPSARRPKEKLAHRVTISISDELHNQFEELMEERGFVNRSHAIAEVLNQHISDYYSLKGNSLMAGTITLFYDHKRTGIKQQITDIQHEHIREVISSLQVFLENSCTMEVILVQGPAKRLRMIANKLLGIKGMIAGRLNLTRTLLPPIQTEPDEKDA from the coding sequence ATGCCGAGCGCCCGCCGACCGAAAGAAAAACTCGCCCATCGGGTCACCATCTCGATCTCGGACGAGCTGCACAACCAGTTTGAGGAACTGATGGAGGAACGCGGTTTCGTCAACCGCTCCCATGCCATCGCCGAGGTCCTCAACCAGCACATCTCCGACTACTACAGCCTGAAGGGGAACTCGCTGATGGCCGGAACCATCACCCTTTTCTACGACCACAAGAGGACCGGCATCAAACAGCAGATCACCGACATCCAGCACGAGCACATCCGCGAAGTCATCAGCTCCCTCCAGGTGTTCCTTGAGAACTCCTGCACCATGGAGGTGATCCTGGTGCAGGGTCCGGCGAAGCGGCTGCGGATGATCGCGAACAAGCTGCTCGGCATCAAAGGCATGATCGCGGGCCGCCTCAATCTCACCCGCACCCTGCTGCCGCCCATCCAGACGGAGCCGGACGAAAAGGACGCCTGA
- a CDS encoding ABC transporter ATP-binding protein, which produces MSTMETLSHLDQSPAVKARLGKIYQRPPILEINGLYKRFDSKAGEVTALQDINLTVHRREFMCVLGQSGCGKSTLIRILAGLETPSAGQVLVDGTPITGPGRDRGMVFQSYTLFPWLTVKQNVMYGPRMAGKSDFTNEAEARQWLALVGLDKFADSYPHQLSGGMKQRAAIARALANEPRILLMDEPFGALDPQTRQQMQAYLLQIWKNVDITIFFITHDLDEAIFLSDRILVLDPRPGRIREVLEVPVPRPRDHSQLRSPEFLATKSHLETIIHPEDDHAEPVFDKLPFTRLTNVEDNVE; this is translated from the coding sequence ATGAGCACGATGGAAACCCTTTCCCATCTCGACCAGTCCCCTGCGGTGAAAGCCAGGCTCGGGAAAATCTACCAGCGTCCACCCATTCTGGAGATCAACGGACTTTACAAGAGATTCGACTCGAAGGCAGGAGAAGTCACCGCGCTGCAGGACATCAACCTGACAGTCCACCGCCGGGAGTTCATGTGTGTGCTCGGCCAGTCGGGCTGCGGGAAATCCACGCTCATCCGCATCCTCGCCGGTCTGGAAACCCCGTCCGCCGGACAGGTTCTGGTCGATGGCACACCCATCACGGGTCCGGGCCGTGACCGCGGCATGGTCTTCCAGAGCTACACGCTTTTCCCATGGCTGACGGTGAAGCAGAACGTGATGTACGGACCGCGCATGGCAGGCAAAAGCGACTTCACCAACGAAGCGGAAGCCCGCCAGTGGCTGGCCCTCGTGGGATTGGACAAGTTCGCGGATTCCTATCCCCACCAGCTCAGCGGTGGCATGAAGCAGCGCGCCGCGATCGCCCGTGCGCTGGCCAACGAGCCGCGCATCCTGCTGATGGACGAACCGTTCGGCGCGCTGGATCCGCAGACCCGCCAGCAGATGCAGGCCTACCTCCTGCAGATCTGGAAGAACGTGGACATCACCATTTTCTTCATCACCCACGACCTGGATGAAGCGATCTTCCTTTCCGATCGCATCCTCGTCCTGGATCCCCGGCCCGGCCGTATCCGGGAAGTGCTGGAGGTTCCCGTCCCCCGTCCGCGGGACCACTCGCAGCTCCGCTCGCCCGAATTCCTCGCCACCAAGAGCCATCTCGAAACCATCATCCACCCGGAGGATGACCATGCCGAACCGGTGTTCGACAAGCTGCCCTTCACCCGCCTGACCAACGTGGAGGACAACGTCGAATGA